The following proteins are co-located in the Aurantiacibacter atlanticus genome:
- the parC gene encoding DNA topoisomerase IV subunit A: MATSDDTNVSEKGIIREPFESALSERYLVYALSTITARSLPDLRDGLKPVHRRLLWTMRQLKLSPDNAFKKSARVVGDVIGKYHPHGDVAVYDAMVRLAQPFTLRYPLVEGQGNFGNIDGDNAAAYRYTEARMTRTAMQLMAGLDEGTVEFVPTYNGEEEEPELMPGLFPNLLANGASGIAVGMATSIPSHNVAEVLDAAELVLFNRDVTHAELMAVFHGPDFATGGLVVDSADAISHAYETGRGSFRMRGRFHAEEAEDKADREAGIERIKGGAYQLVISEIPYQVPKGKLIEQIAAAISDKKLPILEDVRDESDEQIRIVLVPRSRNVDPELLKESVYKLTDLETRFSLNLNVLDHTRTPMVMGLKELLTSWIVHQTEILQRRTSHRLAKIADRLELLEGYIIAFLNLDRVIAIIRTEDEPKPVMMAEFGLNDRQAEAILNMRLRSLRKLEEMQLRGEKDDILKEKEQLEKLLASPVRQRTRLKNDMAALRKEYGPDTSIGVRRTTIAEATPTVEFNPDAMIEKEPVTVILSQKGWVRGAKGHVDLGKDGCGDFKYKEGDGPAFAVHCQTTDKILLAGDDGRFFTLGAGKLPGARGFGEPVRNTLDIEASTRIISLIVHEKGRQLLLASTLGKGFVALTDELLAETRKGRQVVNLKGDARLTVARPIEGAHDHVAVVGQNRKLVVFALEEMPVMTRGQGVTLQRYRDGGLSDARTFTLAEGLSWTMGGDTGRTRTEGDIGMWKVARGAAGRMPPQGFPKDNLF, translated from the coding sequence ATGGCGACAAGCGACGACACTAATGTTTCCGAGAAGGGTATCATCCGGGAGCCGTTTGAAAGCGCTCTGAGCGAGCGCTATCTTGTCTATGCGCTGTCGACCATTACTGCGCGTTCGTTGCCTGACCTGCGCGACGGGCTGAAGCCGGTCCACCGCCGCCTGCTGTGGACCATGCGCCAGCTTAAATTGTCACCCGACAACGCCTTCAAGAAATCGGCCCGCGTCGTGGGCGATGTGATTGGCAAATATCACCCGCATGGCGATGTGGCCGTGTATGATGCGATGGTCCGGCTCGCCCAGCCGTTCACACTGCGATATCCGCTGGTGGAAGGGCAGGGCAATTTCGGAAATATCGATGGCGATAACGCGGCGGCCTATCGTTATACCGAAGCACGTATGACCCGCACTGCCATGCAGCTGATGGCGGGTCTGGACGAAGGCACGGTTGAATTCGTCCCGACATATAATGGCGAGGAGGAAGAGCCCGAGCTGATGCCTGGGCTGTTCCCCAATTTGCTGGCAAATGGGGCCAGCGGCATAGCGGTGGGCATGGCGACCAGCATTCCCAGCCATAATGTCGCAGAAGTGCTGGATGCAGCCGAGCTGGTCCTGTTCAACAGGGACGTCACCCATGCAGAGCTGATGGCGGTTTTTCATGGCCCGGATTTCGCCACTGGCGGTCTGGTGGTGGACAGCGCCGATGCAATTTCGCACGCTTATGAAACTGGGCGCGGCAGTTTCCGCATGCGCGGACGGTTCCACGCGGAAGAAGCAGAGGACAAGGCGGATCGCGAGGCGGGGATAGAGCGGATAAAGGGCGGTGCTTACCAGCTCGTCATTTCCGAAATTCCCTATCAAGTGCCCAAGGGCAAGCTCATAGAGCAAATTGCGGCGGCGATTTCTGACAAGAAACTGCCCATACTGGAAGATGTGCGTGATGAAAGTGATGAGCAGATACGCATCGTGCTGGTTCCGCGCAGCCGTAATGTGGACCCTGAACTACTTAAGGAATCGGTCTATAAGCTGACCGATCTGGAAACGCGTTTCTCGCTCAACCTCAATGTGCTCGATCACACGCGCACGCCGATGGTGATGGGTCTGAAGGAATTGCTGACCAGCTGGATAGTCCACCAGACTGAAATTCTCCAGCGCCGCACTTCGCACAGGCTGGCCAAGATCGCGGACCGGCTGGAGCTGCTTGAAGGCTATATCATAGCCTTCCTCAATCTTGACCGGGTGATCGCGATCATCCGCACAGAAGATGAACCCAAGCCCGTGATGATGGCAGAATTCGGGTTGAATGACCGTCAGGCCGAGGCAATCCTGAACATGCGGCTGCGGTCTTTGCGCAAGCTGGAAGAAATGCAGCTACGCGGCGAGAAGGACGATATTCTCAAGGAAAAGGAGCAGCTTGAAAAGCTGCTTGCGTCCCCCGTCCGCCAGCGAACCCGCCTGAAAAATGACATGGCGGCGCTACGCAAGGAATACGGACCCGACACCAGCATCGGTGTCCGCCGCACGACCATTGCCGAGGCCACTCCCACAGTGGAATTCAATCCCGATGCGATGATCGAGAAAGAACCGGTAACGGTGATCCTGTCGCAAAAGGGCTGGGTGCGCGGCGCCAAGGGGCATGTTGATCTGGGCAAGGATGGTTGCGGCGATTTCAAATATAAGGAAGGCGATGGACCGGCATTTGCCGTTCACTGCCAGACGACCGACAAGATCCTGCTGGCAGGCGATGACGGGCGCTTTTTCACGCTTGGCGCGGGCAAACTGCCAGGTGCCCGCGGCTTTGGCGAGCCAGTGCGCAATACGCTGGACATCGAAGCCAGCACGCGGATCATCTCACTGATCGTCCACGAAAAAGGCAGGCAATTGCTGCTGGCTTCAACGCTGGGCAAGGGCTTTGTCGCCTTGACCGACGAACTTCTTGCTGAAACGCGCAAGGGCAGACAGGTCGTCAATCTGAAGGGCGATGCAAGACTGACAGTCGCCCGTCCAATCGAAGGCGCGCATGATCATGTCGCCGTGGTGGGTCAAAATCGCAAGCTGGTGGTTTTCGCGCTCGAGGAAATGCCGGTGATGACGCGCGGGCAGGGTGTGACGCTACAACGCTATCGCGATGGCGGCCTCTCCGATGCGAGAACTTTTACGCTTGCCGAAGGGCTGAGCTGGACAATGGGCGGCGATACGGGCCGCACCAGAACTGAAGGCGACATCGGCATGTGGAAAGTTGCCCGCGGCGCTGCTGGCCGCATGCCGCCCCAGGGCTTTCCCAAGGACAATCTGTTCTAA
- a CDS encoding type 1 glutamine amidotransferase domain-containing protein, which produces MPQRIMILATDGFEQSELEQPKATLEDAGYEAIVVSPEDGEIRGFSDKEWGNPVSVDLTVDEAEASEFDALVLPGGQINPDILRMNKKAVQLVGDFCVQGKPVAAICHGPWLLAEADVITGKKVTSWPSLRTDLANAGADVVDKEVAIDGNLITSRNPGDIPAFCDALIAQLKQTDPSGDAQKAA; this is translated from the coding sequence ATGCCGCAACGTATCATGATTTTGGCGACAGACGGGTTTGAACAATCCGAACTGGAACAGCCCAAGGCCACACTGGAAGACGCAGGGTATGAGGCGATTGTCGTCAGCCCCGAAGATGGCGAAATTCGCGGGTTTTCAGACAAGGAATGGGGGAATCCCGTTTCGGTTGATCTCACCGTGGATGAAGCGGAAGCCAGCGAATTTGATGCGCTGGTGCTGCCCGGCGGCCAAATCAATCCAGATATTCTGCGCATGAATAAAAAGGCCGTGCAACTGGTCGGAGATTTTTGCGTGCAGGGCAAACCTGTCGCCGCAATTTGCCACGGACCATGGTTGCTGGCTGAAGCCGATGTCATAACCGGCAAGAAAGTGACCAGTTGGCCGAGCCTGCGCACCGATCTGGCCAATGCCGGAGCTGATGTCGTCGACAAGGAAGTGGCCATTGACGGCAATCTGATCACCAGTCGCAATCCGGGAGACATTCCCGCTTTCTGCGATGCGCTTATCGCACAGCTTAAACAGACGGATCCATCCGGAGACGCACAAAAAGCCGCCTGA
- a CDS encoding DUF4349 domain-containing protein — MVNESVLQADESESADTAGSAEIAALQTRPDIPISLPRMAYIYDYGFRLGAQDIASLQERHADMCETKGPYVCQIVSQSRSGRIDDGYASGRLELAVIANEARSFGAQLGSATEHTGGEQVSAAITGEDLTKNMVDTEARLRSRIALRDRMMEVLRTRQGSVEELVAAERSVAQINEEIDQARSWLAEMRQRVAFTRIHINYSTAAASANDFLGPVKTAIGSIGSILGYLLAIAIVLGTIAIPIGVSIYGFRRIGRRGAASIAATTT, encoded by the coding sequence ATGGTTAACGAAAGCGTGCTTCAGGCCGACGAGAGCGAAAGCGCAGACACAGCCGGGTCAGCCGAGATCGCGGCCCTGCAAACGCGGCCCGATATTCCCATCAGCCTGCCGCGCATGGCCTATATCTACGATTATGGCTTTCGCCTTGGAGCGCAGGACATTGCCAGCTTGCAGGAACGGCACGCCGATATGTGTGAGACGAAAGGTCCCTATGTCTGCCAGATCGTGTCGCAGAGCCGTTCTGGCAGGATTGATGATGGTTATGCCAGCGGACGGCTGGAACTTGCCGTGATCGCCAATGAGGCGCGATCATTCGGCGCGCAACTTGGCTCCGCAACTGAACATACCGGCGGAGAACAGGTTTCAGCGGCAATTACCGGAGAAGATCTGACCAAGAACATGGTCGATACCGAAGCGCGCCTGCGCAGCCGGATTGCCTTGCGCGATCGCATGATGGAAGTCCTGCGCACGCGGCAGGGAAGTGTCGAGGAACTGGTTGCCGCCGAACGCAGCGTCGCCCAGATCAACGAAGAGATCGATCAGGCGCGCAGCTGGCTGGCGGAAATGCGGCAACGCGTGGCCTTCACCCGCATCCATATCAACTATTCGACCGCCGCAGCGTCTGCCAATGACTTTCTCGGACCTGTCAAAACAGCGATTGGCTCGATCGGGAGCATTCTGGGTTATCTGCTGGCTATTGCCATCGTGCTCGGCACAATTGCCATTCCCATTGGCGTAAGCATCTATGGCTTCAGGCGGATCGGGAGGCGTGGTGCGGCCAGCATCGCGGCCACGACCACCTGA
- a CDS encoding PAS domain-containing sensor histidine kinase → MSEPGPSEDLQDLYDNAPCGYLSLTPDGHIVKINATLLGWLGYSSQDLMDRHVHDFLSFGGKLAFETHLAPLLRLQGFVHEIALDLVDASGEKLPVIANSAERRGAAGEHLFTRMTVFRAVDRRMFERNLMDAKAKAEALAQEEHEATMLREQFIAVLGHDLRNPLAALKAGTGLLRRPSLDDAMRGRVLEEMEASIARANGLISDVMDFARGWLGSGLPVDLLDGAPVREALEQVVMEQRRISDDKTIEVALDLTHSIRCDSRRIAQLAANLLANAVSHGSANQSIRLSASTTPDSFELCVSNSGEPIPEDAQNHLFEPFFRADFSAREKGLGLGLFIVNEIASAHGGSMKVTSDAQETCFTFAMPRATSD, encoded by the coding sequence TTGTCTGAGCCGGGGCCATCGGAGGATCTTCAGGATCTCTATGATAACGCGCCATGCGGCTATCTGTCGCTGACGCCTGACGGCCATATCGTCAAAATCAATGCGACCTTGCTTGGCTGGCTGGGTTACAGCTCGCAAGATCTGATGGATCGGCACGTCCATGATTTTCTCAGTTTCGGCGGCAAATTGGCGTTCGAAACGCATCTCGCGCCGCTCCTGCGCCTGCAGGGCTTCGTGCATGAGATAGCGCTTGATTTGGTAGATGCCTCCGGCGAAAAACTGCCCGTTATCGCCAATTCGGCTGAGCGGCGCGGGGCAGCAGGAGAGCATCTTTTCACCCGCATGACAGTGTTTCGCGCAGTTGATCGCCGCATGTTTGAGCGCAACCTCATGGATGCTAAGGCCAAAGCAGAGGCGCTGGCGCAGGAAGAGCACGAAGCAACCATGCTGCGCGAACAGTTTATTGCCGTGCTGGGCCATGATCTGCGCAATCCGCTGGCTGCGCTGAAAGCGGGAACGGGCCTGTTGCGCCGGCCATCCCTGGATGATGCCATGCGCGGCCGTGTTCTTGAAGAGATGGAGGCAAGCATCGCTCGTGCAAACGGACTGATCAGCGATGTGATGGATTTTGCCCGCGGGTGGTTGGGAAGTGGCCTGCCTGTCGATCTGCTGGATGGCGCTCCGGTGCGTGAAGCACTGGAGCAGGTGGTGATGGAACAGCGTCGGATCAGCGATGACAAGACGATTGAAGTCGCACTTGATTTGACCCATTCGATTAGATGCGATTCCCGCCGGATCGCGCAATTGGCGGCCAATCTGTTGGCCAATGCAGTCAGTCATGGGTCGGCAAATCAATCGATAAGACTGTCAGCTTCCACAACACCCGACAGCTTTGAGCTTTGCGTCTCCAACTCAGGCGAACCCATTCCCGAAGATGCGCAGAACCATTTGTTCGAACCCTTCTTTCGCGCCGATTTTTCGGCCAGAGAGAAGGGCTTGGGGCTGGGGCTGTTCATCGTGAATGAGATCGCCAGCGCACATGGTGGATCAATGAAGGTCACGTCTGACGCGCAGGAAACCTGCTTTACATTCGCCATGCCGCGCGCCACCAGCGATTAG
- a CDS encoding alpha/beta fold hydrolase, with translation MMTTAILRRNNVNVRGDGSRAMVFAHGFGCDQTMWRDVSDHFETEFKVVLFDYVGAGLSDLSAYDGVRYSTLQGYADDVVEIGRALDLQNAVFVGHSVSSMIGALADIAAPGMFSDLVMVGPSPRYIDDGDYKGGFSQDQVNELLDFLAENHLGWSAAMAPAFVGNAERPELGERLTNSFCSTDPDIAREFAGVTFFSDNREDLCRVKARSLVLQCQQDIIAPECVGEYVHAHLENSEYKLLDATGHCPNLSAPAEVIAAIRAFV, from the coding sequence ATGATGACCACAGCAATATTGCGCCGCAATAATGTAAATGTGCGCGGCGATGGTTCGCGTGCGATGGTATTTGCCCATGGCTTTGGCTGCGATCAGACAATGTGGCGCGATGTGTCCGATCATTTCGAAACAGAATTCAAGGTTGTCCTGTTCGATTATGTCGGTGCCGGCCTCTCGGATTTATCAGCCTATGACGGCGTTAGATATTCCACGCTTCAGGGTTATGCCGATGATGTTGTGGAGATCGGCCGCGCGTTGGATCTGCAGAATGCAGTATTTGTCGGCCACTCGGTCAGTTCAATGATCGGGGCACTTGCCGACATTGCCGCGCCAGGCATGTTTTCCGATCTCGTCATGGTAGGCCCGTCGCCGCGCTATATTGATGATGGTGATTACAAGGGCGGGTTTTCGCAGGATCAGGTCAATGAATTGCTTGATTTTCTGGCAGAAAATCATCTGGGCTGGTCTGCCGCGATGGCGCCCGCTTTTGTCGGAAATGCCGAAAGGCCTGAATTGGGTGAGCGGCTGACCAATAGTTTTTGCAGCACCGATCCGGATATTGCCCGCGAATTTGCCGGCGTGACTTTCTTCTCGGACAATCGAGAGGATTTGTGCCGCGTCAAAGCGCGCAGCCTTGTACTCCAGTGCCAGCAGGACATCATCGCGCCAGAGTGTGTTGGCGAATATGTCCATGCCCATCTGGAAAATAGTGAATATAAATTGCTCGACGCAACCGGCCACTGCCCTAACCTTAGCGCGCCTGCCGAGGTCATTGCAGCCATTCGAGCCTTTGTCTGA
- a CDS encoding 2Fe-2S iron-sulfur cluster-binding protein: protein MRITFITRDSEKVEVTASPGDRLLEVAQAAGMPLEGTCEGQLACSTCHVIVGREWFAKLPEAIEDEEDMLDLAADVQATSRLSCQIVLTEELDGLIVSIPSGSVDVQGF, encoded by the coding sequence ATCAGGATTACCTTCATTACCCGAGATAGCGAAAAAGTAGAGGTAACCGCTTCGCCGGGCGATCGCCTGCTGGAAGTGGCGCAGGCTGCCGGAATGCCGCTGGAAGGGACATGTGAAGGGCAGTTGGCCTGCTCAACCTGTCACGTCATCGTGGGGCGCGAATGGTTCGCCAAATTGCCCGAAGCGATTGAAGATGAAGAAGATATGCTCGACCTTGCAGCCGATGTGCAGGCTACCAGCCGCCTGTCCTGCCAGATTGTGCTGACTGAAGAACTGGATGGCCTGATCGTCAGCATCCCGTCCGGCAGTGTGGACGTGCAAGGCTTCTGA
- a CDS encoding cysteine desulfurase family protein: MIYLDYQATTPLAPEARDAMLKWLDGPDGSGFGNPHSPHRMGRMAAAAVELAREQVAALLPPGGKVHFTGSACEAINLAMRGAPGKGAISVTSIEHAAVIDTARALGNCHELNVGADGQCNVKQDIPANTKLVAVMQVNNEIGVVQPTVEFHRKAKEAGALFFTDAVQSAGKMPVTGADLIAISAHKMHGPKGIGALWVRDGIELDPQITGGLQEDVRSGTLSPALCAGFGAATAIALERSEEDAAHAQALWDRARELFHEWTLNGSAEARWHGNLNIRMDGIDVARLMSDCRDIMFSAGSACASGSGRPSHVLKAIGLSDAQAKSSIRLGWGRYSSMEELEAVAGMINNAAAQQG; this comes from the coding sequence ATGATATATCTCGACTATCAGGCTACAACTCCGCTCGCGCCAGAGGCGCGTGATGCAATGTTGAAATGGCTCGACGGACCGGACGGCAGCGGCTTCGGCAATCCGCACAGTCCCCATCGCATGGGGCGCATGGCAGCTGCTGCGGTTGAACTGGCGCGCGAACAGGTTGCCGCACTACTGCCTCCGGGTGGGAAGGTGCATTTCACCGGAAGCGCTTGCGAGGCGATCAATCTTGCAATGCGCGGCGCTCCGGGCAAGGGCGCAATAAGCGTTACGTCAATAGAGCATGCCGCCGTGATCGATACGGCCCGCGCGCTGGGTAATTGCCATGAACTCAACGTCGGCGCGGACGGCCAGTGCAATGTCAAACAGGATATTCCCGCCAATACAAAGCTTGTCGCCGTCATGCAGGTGAACAATGAAATCGGCGTTGTCCAGCCGACAGTTGAATTTCATCGGAAGGCGAAGGAGGCTGGCGCCCTGTTTTTTACCGATGCAGTGCAATCAGCGGGCAAGATGCCAGTGACCGGCGCTGATCTCATAGCCATCAGCGCGCATAAGATGCACGGGCCAAAAGGCATCGGTGCGCTGTGGGTGCGCGATGGCATAGAGCTTGATCCGCAGATCACAGGCGGATTGCAGGAAGATGTCCGATCAGGCACGCTCTCCCCTGCATTGTGCGCCGGATTTGGTGCCGCAACCGCCATTGCACTGGAACGGTCGGAGGAAGATGCAGCGCATGCACAGGCATTGTGGGATCGTGCGCGCGAATTGTTTCACGAATGGACGCTCAACGGCAGCGCAGAGGCGCGCTGGCATGGCAATCTCAATATCCGCATGGACGGCATTGACGTTGCCCGTTTGATGAGCGATTGCCGCGACATCATGTTTTCCGCCGGTTCTGCGTGCGCCAGCGGATCAGGGCGGCCAAGCCATGTGCTCAAGGCCATAGGTCTGTCGGATGCACAGGCGAAATCGTCGATCCGGCTTGGCTGGGGACGCTATAGTTCGATGGAAGAGCTTGAAGCCGTCGCTGGAATGATTAACAATGCTGCAGCGCAGCAGGGATAG